A region of Brevundimonas sp. NIBR10 DNA encodes the following proteins:
- the tolB gene encoding Tol-Pal system beta propeller repeat protein TolB, producing the protein MRLNLLLASACMIAVGASSLATAQSTPVPGAAPPQQQGPIEVEIDQGVIRPFQIAVAPFSGQNGADLAGVISGDLARSGFFQPINPRSFVETGLTLANAPDFPKWTSIGAQAVLYGSVTPRPDGRNNVGFRLYDPYRQCQLVSYQFTATPEQWRRIAHKIADVVYQRMTGESGFFDSRIIYVAESGTELNRLSRLAIVDQDGYNPVFLTDGSEIILTPRFSSNPDEITYMALGRDYSRIYLYNLSTGRRESLGEFDGQALAPRYSPDGTKVAFSIIRGGNTDVYVMDLRSRQLSRLTSDPGIDTSPSFSPDASQIVFNSDRSGTPRLYVMNANGSNQRPISRGGGSYTAPSWSPRGDMIAFTKSSGGRFSIGVMNTDGSGERSLSSSYFEEGPSWAPNGRYIMFARQTRGGNTNLWMVDLSGRVIAQSGYQGRGSDPAWSPLLDAPPAGLGSSGPDSCGT; encoded by the coding sequence ATGCGTCTGAACCTTCTGCTCGCCTCGGCCTGCATGATCGCCGTCGGCGCGTCCTCGCTGGCCACCGCCCAGAGCACGCCGGTCCCCGGCGCGGCCCCGCCGCAGCAGCAGGGCCCGATCGAGGTCGAGATCGATCAGGGCGTCATCCGCCCCTTCCAGATCGCCGTCGCTCCCTTCAGCGGCCAGAACGGCGCCGACCTGGCCGGCGTCATCTCCGGCGATCTGGCCCGTTCGGGCTTCTTCCAGCCGATCAATCCGCGCAGCTTCGTCGAGACCGGCCTGACCCTGGCCAACGCGCCGGACTTCCCGAAGTGGACCAGTATCGGTGCCCAGGCGGTGCTCTACGGCTCGGTCACGCCGCGACCCGATGGCCGCAACAACGTCGGTTTCCGCCTCTATGACCCCTATCGCCAGTGCCAGCTGGTCTCCTACCAGTTCACCGCCACGCCCGAGCAGTGGCGCCGGATAGCGCACAAGATCGCCGACGTCGTCTATCAGCGCATGACGGGCGAGAGCGGCTTCTTCGACAGCCGCATCATCTATGTCGCCGAAAGCGGCACCGAGCTGAACCGCCTCAGCCGCCTCGCGATCGTGGACCAGGACGGCTACAACCCCGTCTTCCTGACCGACGGCAGTGAGATCATCCTGACGCCGCGCTTCTCGTCCAACCCCGACGAGATCACCTATATGGCGCTGGGCCGGGACTACAGCCGGATCTACCTCTACAACCTGTCGACCGGCCGCCGAGAAAGCCTGGGCGAGTTCGACGGTCAGGCCCTGGCGCCGCGCTATTCGCCGGACGGGACCAAGGTCGCCTTCTCGATCATCCGGGGCGGCAACACCGACGTCTATGTGATGGATCTGCGCAGCCGCCAGCTGTCGCGCCTGACCTCCGACCCCGGCATCGACACCTCGCCGTCCTTCAGCCCCGACGCGTCCCAGATCGTGTTCAACTCCGACCGATCGGGCACCCCGCGCCTGTACGTCATGAACGCCAACGGTTCGAACCAGCGGCCGATCTCCAGGGGCGGCGGCTCCTACACCGCCCCGTCCTGGAGCCCGCGCGGCGACATGATCGCCTTCACCAAGTCCTCGGGCGGCCGGTTCAGCATCGGCGTCATGAACACCGACGGCTCGGGCGAGCGCAGCCTGTCGTCCTCCTATTTCGAGGAGGGCCCGTCCTGGGCCCCCAACGGCCGCTACATCATGTTCGCGCGCCAGACGCGGGGCGGGAACACCAATCTGTGGATGGTCGATCTGTCGGGCCGGGTCATCGCCCAGTCCGGCTATCAGGGCCGGGGCTCCGATCCCGCCTGGTCGCCCCTGCTGGACGCGCCGCCCGCCGGTCTCGGCAGTTCGGGCCCCGACAGCTGCGGGACCTGA
- a CDS encoding DUF1674 domain-containing protein yields MTDEPIDAAEPVPPRVLTPAAQRALAEAEARRAAEAEAVPATEHGGPTGPEPTRYGDWEKKGLAVDF; encoded by the coding sequence ATGACCGACGAACCGATCGACGCCGCCGAACCCGTTCCGCCCCGCGTCCTGACCCCCGCCGCCCAACGCGCCCTGGCCGAGGCCGAGGCCCGCCGCGCCGCCGAGGCCGAGGCGGTCCCGGCGACCGAACACGGCGGACCGACCGGACCGGAGCCGACCCGCTATGGAGACTGGGAGAAGAAGGGGCTGGCCGTCGATTTCTGA
- a CDS encoding chemotaxis protein CheE, translating to MSEVRTYKIKSPLARQLRRPGGRTVQDITRLADGKLEDHRDGVMATIADTLDELDRVATAAAPDTGPQVYQLASSVIDLGGFFDTGPLHEAAYSLCDTADRMIGADAWHWPSVRVHLQAMRLIMAGGCRPGRTSEVLLEGLRSVSQRPLAT from the coding sequence GTGAGCGAGGTCCGCACTTACAAGATCAAGAGCCCCCTGGCCCGGCAGCTGCGCAGGCCCGGCGGCCGCACGGTGCAGGACATCACTCGCCTGGCCGATGGGAAGCTGGAAGACCATCGCGACGGCGTGATGGCGACGATCGCAGATACCCTGGACGAGCTGGACCGGGTCGCGACCGCTGCGGCCCCGGATACGGGTCCGCAGGTCTATCAACTGGCCTCGAGCGTCATCGACCTCGGTGGCTTCTTCGACACCGGCCCCCTGCATGAGGCCGCATACAGCCTGTGCGACACGGCGGACCGGATGATCGGGGCGGACGCCTGGCACTGGCCTTCGGTCCGTGTGCATCTTCAGGCAATGCGGCTGATCATGGCGGGGGGCTGTCGTCCCGGCCGTACCAGCGAGGTCCTGCTGGAAGGCCTGCGCTCGGTCAGCCAGCGACCGCTGGCCACCTGA
- a CDS encoding response regulator yields MARVASPSDRINLAHSSVLLVDHNQRSLDMLSSIFQGFGVREQTKCGSSTDAVRLVQTRSIDLILIDSAMPEMDGCDFTRWLRRETEAPLRHTPLIMLTGHAASSQVLKSRDCGASFVVTKPLTPTILLQRILWLGADERNFIECETYCGPDRRVRNLGPPVGMTGRRSGDLSEHVGEATGANMDQAAIDMMMKPMRVAL; encoded by the coding sequence ATGGCCCGGGTCGCATCACCATCGGATCGGATCAATCTGGCGCACTCCTCGGTGCTGCTGGTGGATCACAACCAGAGATCGCTCGACATGCTGAGCTCGATCTTTCAGGGCTTCGGCGTGCGCGAGCAGACCAAATGCGGATCGTCCACCGATGCGGTCCGGCTGGTCCAGACGCGCAGCATCGACCTGATCCTGATCGATAGCGCGATGCCCGAGATGGACGGATGCGACTTCACCCGCTGGCTCCGGCGCGAGACCGAGGCCCCGCTTCGCCATACGCCGCTGATCATGCTGACCGGCCATGCGGCCTCGTCGCAGGTCCTCAAGAGCCGGGACTGCGGGGCCAGTTTCGTCGTGACCAAGCCGCTGACGCCTACAATCTTGTTGCAACGGATCCTCTGGCTGGGTGCCGACGAGCGCAACTTCATCGAATGCGAAACCTATTGCGGCCCTGATCGCCGGGTTCGTAATCTCGGACCGCCGGTGGGGATGACCGGGCGCCGTTCCGGTGACCTGTCCGAACATGTCGGTGAAGCCACCGGGGCCAATATGGACCAGGCCGCAATCGACATGATGATGAAACCGATGAGGGTCGCCCTGTGA
- a CDS encoding chemotaxis protein CheD (catalyzes the conversion of glutamine residues to glutamate on methyl-accepting chemotaxis receptors), translating to MSAAALATEQRIHVGQGEHHVTSDPNVMLTTILGSCVAMCLRDPDTGVGGMNHFLLPEGAGAGTDAGRRYGAYAMELLINDVLKAGARRDRLEAKLFGGGRMFDSLRDVGLANADFAERFLRDEGIPVVGGSLRGSGGRRLHYWPVSGRALQRAVTDSHIPTQAPPRAQPVASGAVELF from the coding sequence ATGTCCGCTGCCGCCCTGGCGACCGAACAGCGGATCCACGTGGGCCAGGGCGAGCACCATGTGACGTCGGATCCCAATGTGATGCTGACCACCATCCTGGGCAGTTGCGTCGCCATGTGCCTGCGCGATCCCGACACCGGGGTGGGAGGCATGAACCACTTCCTGCTGCCGGAAGGTGCCGGGGCCGGCACCGACGCAGGCCGCCGCTACGGCGCCTATGCGATGGAACTGCTGATCAACGACGTGCTCAAGGCCGGCGCACGCCGCGACCGGCTGGAGGCCAAGCTTTTCGGCGGCGGACGGATGTTCGACTCGCTCAGGGACGTGGGCCTGGCTAACGCCGATTTCGCCGAGCGCTTCCTGCGCGACGAGGGCATTCCCGTGGTCGGCGGCAGTCTGCGGGGCTCGGGCGGACGGCGTCTGCACTACTGGCCCGTGAGCGGCCGCGCCCTGCAACGCGCCGTGACGGACAGCCACATCCCGACCCAAGCGCCACCGCGCGCCCAGCCCGTCGCATCCGGCGCCGTGGAACTGTTCTGA
- a CDS encoding response regulator, which translates to MPAASAIHTLIVDDQMSMRALIRNSLQQLGFREFREAADGEAGLREMITKPAHLVISDFNMPKLDGLGLLRAVRSHPPTQGAAFIMLTGRADKELVARAVQFGVNNYLVKPFTVTQLKDKLEGVFGPLT; encoded by the coding sequence ATGCCCGCCGCTTCCGCCATCCATACCCTGATCGTCGACGACCAGATGTCGATGCGCGCCCTGATCCGCAACAGCCTGCAACAGCTCGGCTTTCGTGAGTTCCGCGAGGCCGCGGACGGCGAGGCCGGCCTGCGCGAGATGATCACCAAACCCGCGCACCTGGTGATCTCGGACTTCAACATGCCCAAGCTCGACGGCCTGGGCCTTCTGCGCGCCGTGCGGTCGCACCCACCGACGCAAGGCGCCGCCTTCATCATGCTGACAGGGCGTGCCGACAAGGAGCTGGTCGCCCGGGCGGTGCAGTTCGGGGTCAACAACTATCTGGTCAAGCCGTTCACCGTCACCCAGCTGAAAGACAAGCTGGAAGGCGTTTTCGGACCCCTGACATGA
- a CDS encoding chemotaxis response regulator protein-glutamate methylesterase: MTSPVRVLVVDDSPTMRGLITAALRRDPEIEVIGTASDPIEARALIKELNPDVITLDIEMPNMNGLEFLEKIMRLRPMPVVMVSTLTQAGADITIEALEMGAVDAVGKPGAGVTATEAFAELTLKVKTAARSRVRAREAGEVSRPRTDYRPAADHILAIGASTGGVEALLTIVSAFPANCPATVITQHMPATFTPSFAARLNKMSAATVSEAVDGAPLMPGHIYLAPGGVAHLEVFGTTPRCRLSHGDTVSGHRPSVDVLFRSIARMRRPMTGVILTGMGRDGAQGLLEMRNAGAHTLGQDEASSVVYGMPRVAQEIGAVERQLPLTRLSSAILDLCAAPSRDAHVAA; the protein is encoded by the coding sequence ATGACCAGTCCCGTCCGTGTCCTGGTGGTGGACGATTCGCCGACGATGCGCGGCCTGATAACGGCCGCTCTCCGGCGCGACCCTGAGATCGAGGTCATCGGCACCGCCTCCGATCCGATCGAGGCCCGCGCCCTGATCAAGGAACTGAATCCCGACGTCATCACCCTGGACATCGAGATGCCCAATATGAACGGTCTGGAGTTCCTCGAAAAGATCATGCGGCTGCGGCCCATGCCCGTAGTTATGGTCTCCACCCTGACCCAGGCCGGTGCCGACATCACGATCGAGGCGCTCGAAATGGGTGCGGTCGATGCGGTCGGAAAGCCGGGCGCCGGCGTCACGGCGACCGAAGCCTTCGCCGAGCTGACGCTCAAGGTAAAGACAGCCGCCCGGTCCCGCGTCCGGGCCCGCGAAGCCGGCGAGGTGTCGCGTCCGCGCACTGACTACCGCCCCGCCGCCGATCACATCCTGGCCATCGGCGCCTCGACCGGCGGCGTGGAAGCCCTGTTGACCATCGTGTCCGCCTTCCCGGCCAACTGCCCGGCGACCGTGATCACCCAGCATATGCCGGCGACCTTCACCCCCAGCTTCGCGGCCCGGCTCAACAAGATGTCCGCCGCCACGGTCAGCGAGGCCGTCGACGGCGCGCCCCTGATGCCCGGCCACATCTATCTGGCCCCCGGCGGCGTCGCCCATCTGGAGGTGTTCGGAACCACGCCGCGCTGCCGCCTGAGCCACGGCGACACCGTCAGCGGACACCGTCCCTCGGTCGATGTCCTGTTCCGTTCGATCGCCCGCATGCGTCGTCCCATGACCGGGGTGATCCTGACCGGCATGGGTCGCGACGGCGCGCAGGGGTTGCTTGAGATGCGCAACGCCGGTGCCCACACCCTGGGTCAGGACGAGGCCTCCTCCGTCGTCTACGGCATGCCGCGCGTCGCCCAAGAGATCGGTGCCGTCGAGCGCCAGTTGCCCCTGACCCGCCTTTCGTCCGCAATCCTCGACCTGTGCGCCGCGCCCTCCCGCGACGCCCATGTCGCCGCCTGA
- a CDS encoding protein-glutamate O-methyltransferase: MTNSAGRKSLVEGEFVFTAEDFRNIAQILHSHAGIALNEGKAALVYSRLAKRLRTLGLRSFRDYCALIEGVQGVDERQAMTAALTTNVTRFFREPHHFDHLRDQVMPALAERARSGGRVRLWSAACSNGQEPYSMAMTVLAVLPEAADLDVRILATDIDPNMVAEGAIGVYPEEALEPAPPVLRHRFFDKEVGPTGQTLLSANSTLRDLVSFRELNLIGDWPMRGRFDVIFCRNVVIYFDDATQERVWSRFTPLMNPGSTLYIGHSERVSGPATKQLQTSGLTTYRLGA, encoded by the coding sequence ATGACGAACTCCGCCGGACGCAAATCCCTGGTCGAAGGCGAGTTCGTCTTCACCGCCGAGGATTTCCGCAATATCGCCCAGATCCTGCACAGCCACGCCGGCATCGCGCTAAACGAGGGCAAGGCCGCCCTCGTGTACTCGCGACTGGCAAAGCGGCTGCGCACCCTGGGCCTGCGCAGCTTCCGGGACTACTGCGCCCTGATCGAGGGCGTCCAGGGCGTGGACGAGCGTCAGGCGATGACGGCGGCCCTGACCACCAACGTCACGCGCTTCTTTCGCGAACCCCATCATTTCGATCACCTGCGCGATCAGGTCATGCCTGCCCTGGCCGAGCGCGCGCGCAGCGGCGGCCGGGTCCGCCTGTGGTCGGCCGCCTGTTCCAACGGCCAGGAGCCCTATTCCATGGCCATGACCGTCCTGGCGGTCCTGCCCGAGGCCGCCGATCTGGACGTGCGAATCCTGGCCACGGACATCGACCCCAACATGGTCGCGGAGGGCGCCATCGGCGTCTATCCGGAAGAGGCGCTCGAACCGGCCCCGCCGGTGCTGCGTCACCGGTTCTTCGACAAGGAAGTCGGCCCCACGGGCCAGACCCTGCTGTCGGCCAACTCGACCCTGCGCGATCTCGTTTCCTTCCGGGAACTGAACCTGATCGGCGACTGGCCCATGCGCGGCCGGTTCGACGTCATCTTCTGCCGCAACGTGGTCATCTATTTCGACGATGCGACCCAGGAGCGGGTCTGGAGCCGGTTCACGCCGCTGATGAACCCGGGCTCCACCCTCTATATCGGCCACTCCGAACGCGTCAGTGGTCCGGCGACGAAACAGCTGCAGACCAGCGGCCTTACAACCTACAGGCTTGGCGCATGA
- a CDS encoding chemotaxis protein CheW, giving the protein MNEVSNAAATRELIAFRIGEQEFCVDIMAVREIRGWTPATPLPRAPGYMKGVINLRGAVLPIIDLGARFGLRTSEPSARHVIMVAHIGGRMVGLLVDAVSDIIQLTDEAVQPTPDIASEQVKSFVKGLFAIDGRMISLIELDRIIPEIEAEAA; this is encoded by the coding sequence ATGAACGAAGTTTCCAACGCCGCCGCCACGCGTGAACTGATCGCCTTCCGTATCGGCGAGCAGGAGTTCTGCGTCGACATCATGGCGGTCCGCGAGATCCGCGGCTGGACGCCCGCGACGCCCCTGCCCCGCGCCCCGGGCTATATGAAGGGCGTCATCAATCTGCGCGGCGCGGTCCTGCCGATCATCGACCTGGGCGCCCGCTTCGGCCTGCGCACCTCCGAGCCGTCGGCGCGTCACGTGATCATGGTCGCCCACATCGGCGGCCGCATGGTCGGCCTTCTGGTCGACGCCGTGTCCGACATCATCCAGCTGACCGACGAGGCCGTCCAGCCGACCCCCGACATTGCCAGCGAACAGGTGAAGTCCTTCGTGAAGGGCCTGTTCGCCATCGACGGCCGGATGATCAGCCTGATCGAACTCGACCGGATCATCCCCGAGATCGAGGCCGAAGCCGCATGA
- a CDS encoding chemotaxis protein CheA produces the protein MSDAVDPFEAIKVVFFQECDELLGDLEAGLLAIESGTADDETVHAVFRAVHSVKGGAGAFGLDALVRFAHVFETLMDEIRSGRKSCDDVTVKTLLRAADVLADHIAAARGQAAPVDEARSAGLVAELEMLTHGEASAPVTISPTVAETPVADAVVDEDDFGFRPVAFSFAGLGEDAPVEAPAGQVWRVVFRPHGRMYVNANESGLLLRELSRLGEMTVSLDASAIPDLSELVAEEGYLAWTVDLTTEAGEAAIRDVFDFVESDCDVAIMPASAGSEPVEDAPAPAADFDIAALLARAQAEVATTVAPEPEFTPMAAPVTLEAPEPVAAPIAEPAPPVAPAPAPHAAAPAAPAAVAAAAAAAAPAAPAAVTIRVDLDRVDRLINVVGELVIQQAMLAQRVIESGLARSSGVSVGLEDLELLTREIQDSVMAIRAQPVKSVFQRMPRLVREVGEMTGKRVRLVTAGEDTEVDKTVVERLAEPITHMLRNAIDHGLESPDARVAAGKPAEGTVRLAALHRSGRIVIEISDDGAGINRERVKGIAVSRGLISEDAVLTDEEIDNLIFLPGFSTAETITDVSGRGVGMDVVRRSIQALGGRISISSNPGKGSTFTLSLPLTLAVLDGMVVTGAEQTLVAPLTAIVESLTPRTQDIHYVGGHDPVIRFRDQFVPLIDVALGMGFRDTPAVPEKGVAVVIETEAGARAALLFDAIQGQRQVVIKSLETNYQQVEGVAAATILGDGRVALILDVDAIVTSWRKKAVRIDAASRPDLKLAS, from the coding sequence ATGAGTGACGCCGTGGATCCGTTCGAGGCCATCAAGGTCGTCTTCTTTCAGGAGTGCGACGAACTGCTCGGCGACCTGGAAGCGGGCCTGCTGGCGATCGAGTCCGGCACGGCCGACGACGAGACCGTCCACGCCGTGTTCCGGGCCGTTCATTCCGTCAAGGGCGGGGCCGGGGCCTTCGGCCTCGACGCCCTGGTGCGCTTCGCCCACGTCTTCGAGACCCTGATGGACGAGATCCGTTCGGGGCGGAAATCCTGTGACGACGTGACGGTGAAGACCCTGCTGCGGGCCGCCGATGTCCTGGCCGATCACATCGCCGCCGCCCGTGGCCAGGCCGCGCCTGTCGATGAAGCCCGCTCGGCGGGCCTTGTCGCCGAACTGGAAATGCTGACCCACGGCGAGGCGAGCGCGCCCGTCACAATAAGCCCCACCGTCGCTGAAACGCCCGTGGCTGACGCTGTCGTCGATGAGGATGATTTCGGCTTCCGCCCCGTCGCCTTCAGCTTCGCCGGCCTGGGCGAGGACGCCCCGGTCGAGGCCCCGGCCGGCCAGGTCTGGCGCGTCGTGTTCCGTCCGCACGGTCGGATGTACGTCAACGCCAACGAATCCGGCCTGCTGCTGCGCGAACTCTCGCGTTTGGGCGAGATGACAGTGTCGCTGGACGCCTCCGCCATACCCGACCTGTCCGAACTGGTCGCCGAGGAAGGCTATCTGGCCTGGACGGTCGATCTGACGACCGAGGCCGGCGAGGCCGCCATCCGGGACGTGTTCGACTTCGTCGAGAGCGACTGCGACGTGGCCATCATGCCGGCATCGGCCGGGTCGGAGCCCGTCGAAGATGCGCCTGCGCCCGCCGCCGATTTCGACATCGCCGCCCTGTTGGCCCGCGCCCAGGCCGAGGTCGCCACGACCGTCGCGCCCGAGCCGGAGTTCACACCCATGGCCGCTCCGGTGACGCTCGAAGCGCCCGAGCCGGTCGCGGCCCCGATCGCTGAACCCGCACCGCCGGTCGCCCCGGCCCCGGCCCCACACGCCGCCGCGCCCGCCGCACCTGCCGCAGTTGCCGCAGCTGCCGCAGCGGCAGCGCCCGCCGCGCCGGCGGCTGTCACCATCCGCGTCGACCTCGACCGGGTCGACCGGTTGATCAACGTCGTCGGCGAACTGGTCATCCAGCAGGCCATGCTAGCCCAGCGCGTGATCGAGAGCGGCCTGGCGCGATCGTCCGGCGTGTCGGTCGGGCTCGAGGATCTGGAACTGCTGACCCGGGAGATCCAGGACAGCGTCATGGCCATCCGGGCCCAGCCGGTGAAATCGGTGTTCCAGCGCATGCCGCGCCTTGTTCGCGAAGTCGGCGAGATGACCGGCAAACGCGTCCGTCTGGTCACCGCCGGCGAGGATACCGAGGTCGACAAGACCGTGGTGGAACGTCTGGCCGAGCCGATCACCCACATGCTGCGCAACGCCATCGACCACGGGCTGGAAAGCCCGGACGCTCGCGTCGCCGCCGGCAAGCCGGCCGAGGGCACGGTTCGCCTGGCCGCCCTGCACCGCTCGGGCCGGATCGTCATCGAGATTTCCGACGACGGCGCCGGCATCAACCGCGAACGGGTCAAGGGCATCGCCGTCTCGCGCGGCCTGATCAGCGAGGACGCGGTCCTGACCGACGAGGAGATCGACAACCTGATCTTCCTGCCGGGCTTCTCGACCGCCGAGACGATCACGGACGTTTCAGGCCGGGGCGTGGGCATGGACGTGGTCCGGCGCTCGATCCAGGCCCTAGGCGGCCGCATCTCCATCTCGTCCAACCCGGGCAAGGGTTCGACCTTCACCCTCAGCCTACCGCTGACCCTGGCGGTGCTGGACGGCATGGTGGTCACCGGTGCCGAACAGACCCTGGTCGCGCCCCTGACGGCCATCGTCGAGAGCCTGACACCGCGTACTCAGGACATCCACTACGTCGGGGGCCACGACCCCGTGATCCGCTTCCGCGACCAGTTCGTGCCCCTGATCGACGTCGCCCTGGGGATGGGTTTCCGCGACACGCCCGCCGTGCCGGAAAAGGGCGTCGCCGTGGTCATCGAGACCGAGGCCGGTGCCCGCGCCGCCCTGCTGTTCGACGCCATCCAGGGCCAGCGCCAGGTGGTCATCAAGAGCCTGGAGACCAACTACCAGCAGGTCGAGGGTGTGGCCGCCGCGACCATCCTGGGCGACGGCCGGGTCGCGCTGATCCTCGACGTCGACGCCATCGTCACCTCATGGCGCAAGAAGGCGGTGCGTATCGACGCCGCCTCTCGTCCTGACCTCAAACTCGCGAGTTGA
- a CDS encoding response regulator — MTKTILTIDDSRTMRDMLMMALVEAGYNVIQAVDGIDGLETLSAEGADVIITDINMPRLDGFGVIEGVRADPNHRATPVLVLTTESDAAKKQRARDAGATGWIVKPFDPAKLVEAVRRVAA; from the coding sequence GTGACCAAAACCATCCTCACCATCGACGATTCGCGCACCATGCGTGACATGCTGATGATGGCCCTCGTCGAGGCGGGCTATAACGTCATCCAGGCGGTCGACGGCATCGACGGTCTGGAAACGCTGAGCGCCGAGGGCGCCGACGTCATCATCACTGACATCAACATGCCCCGTCTCGACGGGTTCGGGGTCATCGAGGGCGTCCGCGCCGATCCCAACCACCGTGCGACCCCGGTGCTGGTCCTGACCACCGAAAGCGACGCCGCCAAGAAGCAGCGGGCCCGCGACGCAGGTGCGACCGGCTGGATCGTCAAGCCGTTCGATCCGGCCAAGCTGGTCGAAGCCGTCCGGCGCGTGGCGGCCTGA
- a CDS encoding STAS domain-containing protein — translation MPDAHVILPPVLDLQYAEPLRAELLALRGQPVTIDGSAVERLGGLCLQVLISAQQSWASDGQTLVIDRVSQAFADQWNAFGAALMAPEIGEAA, via the coding sequence ATGCCCGACGCCCATGTGATCCTGCCGCCCGTTCTCGACCTCCAGTACGCCGAGCCCCTGCGGGCCGAGCTTCTGGCCCTGCGCGGGCAACCGGTGACGATCGACGGCTCGGCCGTCGAACGCCTCGGCGGGCTGTGCCTGCAGGTGCTCATCTCAGCCCAGCAGAGCTGGGCGAGCGACGGACAGACCCTGGTCATCGACCGGGTGTCGCAAGCCTTTGCTGATCAATGGAATGCCTTCGGGGCCGCCCTCATGGCCCCTGAAATCGGAGAAGCCGCGTGA